ATGATCGCCAATCCGCGGCTGGTGATCCTCGGTGCGGGCGCGCACCTGGGCATTTTCGTCGCGCTCATTCTCGCCAAGATGGTCGGCTTCACGATCAACGAGGCGGGTGCGATCGGCATCATCGGCGGCGCAGACGGGCCCATGGCGATCTTCGTCACGGTGAAACTTGCGCCGCATCTGCTCGGGCCGGTCTCGGTGGCGGCCTATTCCTACATGGCGCTGATGCCGATGATTCAACCGCCGGTGATGCGGGCGCTGACCACCAAGGCGGAGCGACAGATCTCGATGAAGCAGCTGCGGAAGGTCAGCAAGGTGGAGAAGATCGCCTTCCCGATCGTCATCGCGATCATCGTCAACCTGTTCTTTCCGCCGGTCGCACCCCTTATCACGATGCTGATGCTCGGCAATCTCTTCAAGGAGTGCACGGTGACGGAGCGGCTGGCGACGACCGCCGCCGGACCGTTCATGAACGTCATCATCATCATCCTCACGGTGGCGATCGGCTCGACCATGGCAGCGGACAAGTTCCTCACCCTGCAGACCGTGATGATCGTCGTGCTGGGGCTGATCGCCTTCGTCTTCGGCACCGCCTCCGGTGTGCTGACAGCCAAGGTCATGAATCTCTTCCTCAAGGACAAGATCAATCCGCTGATCGGGTCGGCGGGCATTGCCTCCGTTCCCATCGCCGCCCGCGTCTCTCACATCGTCGCGCACCAGGAGAATCCGAACAATTACCTCATCTATCATGCCATGGGACCCAATCTGGCAGGCGTTTTCGGCACCGCGATCTCCGGCGGCATTCTGCTGGCGCTGCTCGGCGTGAACTGAGTGACGTCCCCGCAGCGCATCGTCCCGGACATAGAGGCAAAGAACCCATGCACGCAATGATTCCCGACACTATTCAGGGTGCGCTCATCCTGAGCGTGATCGACTTCTTCCTGAGCTTCTTCATCATCGCCGGCATCGGGGCGGTGCTCGCGGCGTTTCCCCTGCTCAATCGCGTCACGGCGGCGCGCGAGGAACCAAAGCCGGTCTCAGTGCAGAAGGAAATGGCCGAGCGCGACGCGGCAGAACATATCGCCGTGATCACCGCAGCGGTGTACGCCACGATGGCGGGCGCCTATCGCATCGTCAGCATTGAGCCCGCTCCTCACCGTGGCGACTGGCTGAGCGAAGGACGACTCGCTCATCACACCTCTCACGACCCACGCTCGCGCTGAACGTATGCGATAGAACGCCTTCTCCACGCGGCGTAGTTCATCCTTTCGGCTGCGTCGCTTCCTCATCTCGTTCACCTGTCGGTTGCGCGCTCGCGCCGCCGATGCCTTCTTGTTGCCTTGAGTCCCGCAGGGCAGACATGGTACGGTTCGACTGCCGCGTGCGCCCGATGACCCGTTTCTGAACACGTAAGAGAGAGAGCGGCGCGTGCACAGGCACGCACACGACGAAACAAGCATTGCCAGAGCAGGGGATCGTGCAGCGCTGTCCTCGTCTCCAGGGAGGGAGTCATGAGTCAGCAGTCCGATGCGTCGTGCCGGTCGATCATGTCGTCGCCGCCGGCCACCCTCAATCCGTCCGACACGCTGTTGTCCGGTCTCGATGCGATCGTCCGTCACCGGCTGCCCGCGCTGCCGGTGGTGGAGAGCGATCAGCGCTACGTCGGCATGCTGCCGCGCAGCCGTCTGATCGCGCTCGCCATGCCGCGTCTGCTCTCGCATGAAGACCAAACGCATCCACTGAGTCATTTGCTGGAGGTGGGCTTCATTCAGGACACGCTTGCCGAACTGCAGGCGCGCATCGACGCGGTCGCGAACGATCCCGTCAGCCGGCACATCGATCCGGAGGTGCCGGTCCTGAGCCCGGAGACGCCGCTCATGAACGCCATGTTGTTCCTGTATCGGCAGCGCAACCTCCTTCCCGTCGTCGAGGAGGACAGGCTCGTCGGCATCGTGTCGGTGTGGGACGTGCTCGCCCGCATCGGGAGGGTCAAGTGATGCACGAGGCCGAGTCGCACGTCATCTTCGGCCTCGAGCCGCTGTGGCTCGCGACGACGGTGATGATCATCACCTACGGGGTGATCATCAGCGAAAAGCTGAACCGCTCGATCATTGCGCTGCTCGGCGCGATGCTCATGATCATGCTGGGGCTGCTGACGCAGGCACAGGCGGTTGCCGGAATCGATTTCAACACCATCGGGCTGCTGGTCGGGATGATGATCATCGTCTCGATCACGCGTAAGTGCGGCGTCTTCGAGTATCTGGCGATCTGGTCGGCAAAGCTCGTGAAGGCAAGTCCAGCCGGCATTCTCGCGATGCTCGCGGTAGTGACGGCGGTAGTCTCGGCGTTCCTGGACAACGTTACGACGGTGCTGCTCGTCGTCCCCGTGACGCTCGTCATCACCGAAGCACTCAAGGTCAACCCGTATCCCTTCCTGTTCTCGCAGATTCTTGCCTCCAACATCGGCGGCACAGCGACCCTGGTCGGCGATCCACCGAACATCCTGATCGGGGGGCAGGTTGGGCTTGCCTTCAACGATTTCGTGATTCACCTCGCGCCGGTGATCGTCGTCGTGCTCATCGTCCACGTCATCTCGATGCACCTCATGTGGGGGCGGCGCATGCAGGCCGCGGACGAGCTGCGCGCCAAGGTCATGGCATTCGACGAGCGCAAGGCCATCATCGATCCGCGGCTGCTCAAGCTCTCGGCATTGGTGCTGGCGCTGGTGATCGTCGCCTTCGTTCTCGCACGCCAGCTCGGGCTCGACTCCGGAACGATCGGCATGGGTGGCGCCGCTCTCTTGCTGATGCTGGACAATCTCGGCAAGTCCGCGGAGCAGCAGTCCGAGAGCGTGCTCAAGGTCTACAACGAGGTGGAGTGGATCACGATCTTCTTCTTTATCGGACTTTTCATCGTGATCGCAGGCGTGGAGCATGCAGGACTGCTCAAGCTGCTGGCGGACAAGCTGCTCGCCGCGACCGGTGGGGATTTCACCATCACGG
The sequence above is a segment of the Betaproteobacteria bacterium genome. Coding sequences within it:
- a CDS encoding sodium ion-translocating decarboxylase subunit beta; its protein translation is MRRGRTPVLDQTFVFLQALLDQTGAINITWQNLVMIAIGITMIYLAIAKHYEPLLLIGIGFACIVANVPGPPDDVPGGKAISALLYVVKEGGLFHYAYEGVGKLIIPPLIFLGVGAMTDFGPMIANPRLVILGAGAHLGIFVALILAKMVGFTINEAGAIGIIGGADGPMAIFVTVKLAPHLLGPVSVAAYSYMALMPMIQPPVMRALTTKAERQISMKQLRKVSKVEKIAFPIVIAIIVNLFFPPVAPLITMLMLGNLFKECTVTERLATTAAGPFMNVIIIILTVAIGSTMAADKFLTLQTVMIVVLGLIAFVFGTASGVLTAKVMNLFLKDKINPLIGSAGIASVPIAARVSHIVAHQENPNNYLIYHAMGPNLAGVFGTAISGGILLALLGVN
- a CDS encoding CBS domain-containing protein, with product MSQQSDASCRSIMSSPPATLNPSDTLLSGLDAIVRHRLPALPVVESDQRYVGMLPRSRLIALAMPRLLSHEDQTHPLSHLLEVGFIQDTLAELQARIDAVANDPVSRHIDPEVPVLSPETPLMNAMLFLYRQRNLLPVVEEDRLVGIVSVWDVLARIGRVK
- a CDS encoding ArsB/NhaD family transporter; amino-acid sequence: MHEAESHVIFGLEPLWLATTVMIITYGVIISEKLNRSIIALLGAMLMIMLGLLTQAQAVAGIDFNTIGLLVGMMIIVSITRKCGVFEYLAIWSAKLVKASPAGILAMLAVVTAVVSAFLDNVTTVLLVVPVTLVITEALKVNPYPFLFSQILASNIGGTATLVGDPPNILIGGQVGLAFNDFVIHLAPVIVVVLIVHVISMHLMWGRRMQAADELRAKVMAFDERKAIIDPRLLKLSALVLALVIVAFVLARQLGLDSGTIGMGGAALLLMLDNLGKSAEQQSESVLKVYNEVEWITIFFFIGLFIVIAGVEHAGLLKLLADKLLAATGGDFTITGLSILWASAVLSAIVDNIPFVATMIPLIKAMAPAFGGSDSLLPLWWCLSLGACLGGNGTLIGASANLTVAGIAERNGVPFRFLTYTKLAFPLMLLHVAICHVYLFWRYF